A genomic region of Arachis hypogaea cultivar Tifrunner chromosome 5, arahy.Tifrunner.gnm2.J5K5, whole genome shotgun sequence contains the following coding sequences:
- the LOC112802922 gene encoding heavy metal-associated isoprenylated plant protein 12, whose product MMKLVLKVELYDNKVKTKAMKAVSGLSGVESVSVHMKDLKMTIIGEADPVTVVGKLRKLCHVEIVSVGPAKEEKKEEGKKEEKKGGEEKKKDPKEEMADIIKAYEQYYNQMRQPYPYHYYYRVVEEDPNSCVII is encoded by the exons atgATG AAATTGGTGCTAAAAGTGGAACTCTATGATAACAAAGTTAAGACAAAGGCCATGAAGGCAGTTTCTGGTCTTTCAG GAGTGGAATCAGTGTCGGTGCACATGAAGGACCTAAAGATGACAATAATTGGGGAAGCTGATCCAGTGACAGTGGTGGGGAAGCTTAGGAAACTGTGCCATGTAGAGATAGTCTCTGTTGGGCCAGccaaagaggagaagaaggaagagggcaagaaagaagaaaagaagggaggagaagagaaaaagaaggatcCAAAGGAAGAGATGGCTGATATTATTAAGGCATATGAACAATATTATAATCAGATGAGGCAGCCATATCCCTATCACTACTATTACAGAGTTGTGGAAGAGGATCCTAATTCCTGTGTTATCATTTAG